The sequence below is a genomic window from Sorangiineae bacterium MSr12523.
GTGAACACGGCCGCGCCCGCGAGCTCGTCGTTCAAGGTGCGGTCTACGCCCTCGTCACCGCGGCGTTGTCCGCCCTCGGGCTCACCGCCTTCTACCTCGCCCTGCCGCACCTCCTTCCCGCGCAGGGCCATTCGGTTCTTTGGCTCGTATTCATCGTCTTCTTCGCCGCACTACCCCTCGAGCCTCTTCGAAATTTGCTCGTCGAGGCCGTGGGACGAAGATTGTTCCACCGCCCCATCAACGTGCCCGAGCTCGCGGAGCAGGTGGAAACGAGCGAAACGCGTGCGGAGCATGCCGAGCGACTCGCCGAGATCGGGCGACTCGCCAGCGCCGTGGCCCACGAGATCCGCAACCCGCTCGGGGTCATCGCGGCGCAGGCCAAGCTGCTCGAGCGTGGCGGAGCGTCGCCGGCCCTCGTGGCCAGTGTGCGGGCGCAGGTCGATCGCGCCAAACGCTTTCTCGACGACCTCCTGCGCTATGGAAAGCCGCGCCCGCTCGACGTGCGCGACTTCGATGCACGTGCCGCGCTGCGCCTGGCCATCTCCCAAGTGCGCCAGGGCTTTCCCGAGGCGCCTCCCCGAATCGACGTACTCAGCAACGATGATGACGCCGCGGTGTCGCTCGAAGCGGACCGCCATGCGTTCATGGACGTGGTGACGGCGCTCGTCCAAAACGCGGCCATCGCGGTCTCCGATGGCGGCACGGTCACCGTGATTCTCGAACGCGCGCCCGATGGCGTTCGCATCGTCGTCCGCGACAACGGGCCCGGTGTCCCTCCGGCGCTGGAAGATCGCCTCTTTCAGCCTTTCGTCACGGGTCGCGGGCGCGATGAGCGACATCCCGGCACGGGCCTCGGCTTGGCCATCGCTGCGCGTTGGGTCGAACGCCACGGGGGCACCCTCGTTCACCAGCGCCCGCCCGAGGGTGGCGCGAGCTTCGTCGTCACCTGGCCGTCCGGTCCGCGGTAAACGCAGTATGCTCCGGGCCATGACCAGCCGGCGCAAAGAAGGCATTCTCCTGGTCGACGACGACGCCGCATTTCGTGCAGTCTACACGGAGTTGCTCCAAGGCGAAGGCTTCACCGTCACGTCAGCCGGCACCGCGGAGCAAGCCCTCGCCGCATTCACGCGCGAAGCATCGCGTATGGTCGTGCTCGACTTGATGCTGCCCCCTTCGGGCCAGCCCGAGGCCGGCGCCGCGCTCATGGAGCGCATCCTGTCCGAGCGCCCCGCCACCAAGATCGTCGTCGTTTCGGGCTCGGGCGATAGCTCGTTCGCGCTCTCCTTGGTGCGCCGCGGCGCGTACGACTTTCTTGCCAAGCCGGTGGATCCCGACGTGCTCCTCGCCGTCTGCGAGCGCGCCGCGGCCCGCCTCGAGCTCGAGGATCGGGTGACCGAACTCGAAACCTCGCTGGCCACCACCGCACGCGAGCAAATCGGGCTTCTCGGCGCATCCCCGGCATTCGTCGAGGCCCGCACCCTCGCCGAGCGGGCAGCCCCGGCGCACGTCCCGGTCCTCCTCACCGGCGAATCCGGCACCGGCAAAGAGGTCTTCGCGCGCTACCTCCACGCCCGCAGCCCCCGCGCAAAAAAGCCGTTCGTCGCCATCAATTGCGGCGCACTCGCGCCCGCGCTGCTCGAGTCCACGCTCTTCGGGCACAAGCGCGGCGCCTTCACGGGCGCGGTCGCCGACGCGCGCGGCCTTTTCGCCGAGGCCGATGGGGGTACGCTGTTCTTGGACGAAATCGGCGATTTGGAGCTCGGTCTGCAAGTGAAGCTGCTCCGCGCCCTGGAGAGCGGCGAAGTCCTCCCGGTCGGTGCCGCGCGCCCGCTCACCGTGGACGTGCGGCTGCTTTCGGCCACCCACCGCCCGCTCGAGACGATGGTTGCCGGGAAAACATTTCGCGATGATCTCTATTGGCGGGTGCGCGGCATCGAAATCGCATTGCCACGCCTCGCCGATCGCGCGGGCGACCTAGCGTTGCTTGCGCAACATTTCATCAACCAGGCACGCGCCCTCGTGCCGCATGCCGCCATGGCACGGCTTTCGCCGGAA
It includes:
- a CDS encoding HAMP domain-containing histidine kinase, which gives rise to MTPFAAIALYPLWAIALAVGLVALRLGRSTGRGLVALCLSLAFWVSGLILLKTPDTEMVAERVLPFGMFLAGAYLHAGADVAGIRAPRILAAAYGYGIAVALLGAIWPRLLYGPGAHGPGVLFFPLAVLCVAGTAMNLAWLAHLAAKASAPRARPIAMAIGCATGALGGGGVIGLRVLSLGDVGAAAPLLLVSVALAAYAVLRGEHGRARELVVQGAVYALVTAALSALGLTAFYLALPHLLPAQGHSVLWLVFIVFFAALPLEPLRNLLVEAVGRRLFHRPINVPELAEQVETSETRAEHAERLAEIGRLASAVAHEIRNPLGVIAAQAKLLERGGASPALVASVRAQVDRAKRFLDDLLRYGKPRPLDVRDFDARAALRLAISQVRQGFPEAPPRIDVLSNDDDAAVSLEADRHAFMDVVTALVQNAAIAVSDGGTVTVILERAPDGVRIVVRDNGPGVPPALEDRLFQPFVTGRGRDERHPGTGLGLAIAARWVERHGGTLVHQRPPEGGASFVVTWPSGPR
- a CDS encoding sigma-54 dependent transcriptional regulator; the encoded protein is MTSRRKEGILLVDDDAAFRAVYTELLQGEGFTVTSAGTAEQALAAFTREASRMVVLDLMLPPSGQPEAGAALMERILSERPATKIVVVSGSGDSSFALSLVRRGAYDFLAKPVDPDVLLAVCERAAARLELEDRVTELETSLATTAREQIGLLGASPAFVEARTLAERAAPAHVPVLLTGESGTGKEVFARYLHARSPRAKKPFVAINCGALAPALLESTLFGHKRGAFTGAVADARGLFAEADGGTLFLDEIGDLELGLQVKLLRALESGEVLPVGAARPLTVDVRLLSATHRPLETMVAGKTFRDDLYWRVRGIEIALPRLADRAGDLALLAQHFINQARALVPHAAMARLSPEALRRMEAYDWPGNLRELRHEMQRALVMAAGRDEILEADLSPSLRNTTEASTSAPESPDESAPLEEKVAALERREIVQALARSNGNRSHAAARLGLSRQGLLNKMARHGLKSS